One window from the genome of Thermoanaerobaculales bacterium encodes:
- a CDS encoding TonB-dependent receptor: SEDGATMPGVTVTINDAATGFERTTVTNTGGEFRFSALPPATYSLQATLDGFQTYKRDLRVELGRTVKNDFVMTLGAVTDVIEVTGEAPLVDVTSTVTGLTVSAAELDKQIPLVHDTQRIALLAPSTVMGDTAFNGASDGTYDQQLVSIGGSSVGENSYQINGLNITNFRTGVGSSWVPFEFVDEVQVKTGGYEAEFGRSTGGVVNMVTKSGTNTFHGALSAFFEPESLQEQEENTPYAWNEQEETEYLEGNASIGGPIAKDKLFFFAFVQYRDTDYLVTSAATATHEQGGEPYYGGKLDWNITPNHRLEATYLTDESTIDQTLYPIIDGDIQFGTVNSTGERTRGGENYIGKYTGIFTENFLLSAQYGFNAFDRTDQASGDAYPYAYSYLTGTQTRIGYWTNYQRGYAEDEREAYRIDGDLFLGNHSFRAGIDYESNWSLNNVDYAGGYRAIYYLNGTRFPDLPADQILVDYRIYQASGDFDVSSNAAYLQDSWALTPSLTLNLGVRWEQYENKNIDDETFIKINDQYAPRIGAIWDPAGNGKSKLFASYGLYHLPIASNTNIRMAGTELYTGDWFTADGYNPDGSPINMGTTPLAPQRVYADGLVPDVRQVVSENLDPMAQQELILGYEQMAGADWSLGARFVARDFQSVIEDIGADWALYYINGVSTSWWGILANPGSGVSGWFDGDGNGELEHYSWTAEQMGYPEAERKYYAVELTAKKRFANNWTADFMYTWSQSYGNYEGYVDSTIGQSDAGITQLFDYPGLADNSYGPLPNDRRHNFKAFGVYSFDFGLQLGGSAWYQTGRPISCQGVHPTDAWAASYLVASFYCGGEPAPRGSFGYTDDAYALDLMAKYDFNLGATDWYVRLDVFNLTDADAVTEVDEEGDQDTGEANENFLTPTHYQPPRSVRFGVGITF, from the coding sequence CTCCGAGGACGGCGCGACCATGCCCGGCGTGACCGTGACGATCAACGATGCGGCCACCGGCTTCGAGCGGACCACCGTGACCAACACCGGCGGCGAGTTCCGCTTCTCGGCGCTGCCGCCTGCCACCTACAGCCTGCAGGCGACCCTCGACGGATTCCAGACCTACAAGCGCGACCTCAGGGTCGAGCTCGGCCGGACCGTCAAGAACGACTTCGTGATGACCCTGGGCGCGGTCACCGACGTGATCGAGGTGACCGGCGAGGCGCCGCTGGTCGACGTGACCTCCACGGTCACCGGCCTGACCGTCTCCGCCGCCGAGCTCGACAAGCAGATCCCGCTGGTCCACGACACCCAGCGGATCGCGCTGCTCGCGCCGTCGACGGTGATGGGCGACACCGCCTTCAACGGCGCCAGCGACGGCACCTACGACCAGCAGCTGGTGTCGATCGGCGGCTCCTCGGTGGGCGAGAACTCCTACCAGATCAACGGCCTCAACATCACCAACTTCCGCACCGGCGTGGGCTCGTCCTGGGTGCCGTTCGAGTTCGTGGACGAGGTCCAGGTCAAGACCGGCGGCTACGAGGCCGAGTTCGGGCGCTCGACCGGCGGCGTGGTCAACATGGTGACCAAGAGCGGGACCAACACCTTCCACGGCGCGCTGAGCGCGTTCTTCGAGCCCGAGAGCCTGCAGGAGCAGGAGGAGAACACACCGTACGCCTGGAACGAGCAGGAGGAGACCGAGTACCTCGAGGGCAACGCCTCGATCGGCGGCCCGATCGCCAAGGACAAGCTGTTCTTCTTCGCCTTCGTGCAGTACCGCGACACCGACTACCTCGTGACCTCGGCCGCGACCGCAACCCACGAGCAGGGAGGCGAGCCCTACTACGGCGGCAAGCTCGACTGGAACATCACCCCCAACCACCGCCTCGAGGCGACCTACCTGACCGACGAGAGCACCATCGACCAGACCCTGTACCCGATCATCGACGGTGACATCCAGTTCGGGACGGTGAACTCGACCGGCGAGCGGACCCGCGGCGGCGAGAACTACATCGGCAAGTACACCGGCATCTTCACCGAGAACTTCCTGCTGTCGGCGCAGTACGGCTTCAACGCCTTCGACCGCACCGACCAGGCGAGCGGCGACGCCTACCCCTACGCCTACAGCTACCTCACGGGCACCCAGACCCGGATCGGTTACTGGACCAACTACCAGCGCGGCTACGCGGAGGACGAGCGCGAGGCCTACCGGATCGACGGCGACCTCTTCCTCGGCAACCACAGCTTCCGCGCCGGCATCGACTACGAGAGCAACTGGTCGCTCAACAACGTCGACTACGCGGGCGGCTACCGGGCCATCTACTACCTCAACGGCACCCGCTTCCCGGACCTGCCGGCCGACCAGATCCTGGTCGACTACCGGATCTACCAGGCGTCCGGCGACTTCGACGTCTCCTCCAACGCCGCCTACCTGCAGGACAGCTGGGCTCTGACCCCGAGCCTGACCCTGAACCTGGGCGTGCGCTGGGAGCAGTACGAGAACAAGAACATCGACGACGAGACCTTCATCAAGATCAACGACCAGTACGCGCCGCGCATCGGCGCGATCTGGGACCCGGCCGGCAACGGCAAGTCCAAGCTGTTCGCGTCCTACGGCCTGTATCACCTGCCGATCGCGTCGAACACCAACATCCGGATGGCCGGCACCGAGCTCTACACCGGCGACTGGTTCACCGCCGACGGCTACAACCCGGACGGCTCCCCGATCAACATGGGCACCACCCCGCTGGCGCCGCAGCGCGTCTACGCCGACGGCCTGGTTCCCGATGTGCGTCAGGTGGTGTCCGAGAACCTCGATCCGATGGCGCAGCAGGAGCTGATCCTCGGCTACGAGCAGATGGCCGGCGCCGACTGGTCGCTGGGCGCCCGCTTCGTGGCCCGCGACTTCCAGAGCGTGATCGAGGACATCGGCGCCGACTGGGCGCTGTACTACATCAACGGCGTCTCCACCAGCTGGTGGGGCATCCTGGCCAACCCGGGCAGCGGTGTCTCCGGGTGGTTCGACGGCGACGGTAACGGCGAGCTCGAGCACTACTCGTGGACCGCCGAGCAGATGGGGTACCCCGAGGCCGAGCGCAAGTACTACGCGGTCGAGCTGACCGCCAAGAAGCGCTTCGCCAACAACTGGACCGCCGACTTCATGTACACCTGGTCGCAGTCCTACGGCAACTACGAGGGCTACGTGGACTCGACGATCGGCCAGTCCGACGCCGGCATCACCCAGCTCTTCGACTACCCGGGCCTGGCCGACAACTCCTACGGCCCGCTGCCGAATGACCGGCGCCACAACTTCAAGGCGTTCGGCGTCTACAGCTTCGACTTCGGCCTGCAGCTCGGCGGCAGCGCCTGGTACCAGACCGGCCGTCCGATCTCCTGCCAGGGCGTGCACCCGACCGATGCCTGGGCGGCTTCCTACCTGGTGGCCTCCTTCTACTGCGGGGGCGAGCCGGCGCCGCGCGGCAGCTTCGGCTACACCGACGACGCCTACGCCCTCGACCTGATGGCCAAGTACGACTTCAACCTCGGCGCCACCGACTGGTACGTCCGGCTCGACGTCTTCAACCTCACCGACGCGGATGCGGTGACCGAGGTCGACGAGGAGGGTGACCAGGACACCGGTGAGGCGAACGAGAACTTCCTGACCCCGACCCACTACCAGCCGCCGCGCTCCGTGCGCTTCGGCGTTGGCATCACCTTCTAG
- a CDS encoding tetratricopeptide repeat protein — MRQRWLGVVGLALALAALAAPAAAQDWSGRGRITAIVLDDQAKPVEGAKITLRFAADETVVFERELTTDKKGKCSYLGLKGGSWILRVEAIGFEPWEQMVEIYSQGIAEPVHVNLVRLPEEVVRAQRMAAAADLYDQAGALSATGDYEKAREEYEKVLAELAPADQPPVLVSLAKTYMDEGKLEEAAAVLERSLAIDPAHVGTLRTLCAVVAAQGKMAEAEALLARIPAEEPIHPTTLINIGMTHYNNGESEAAKPFLDRAVAQQPVEPLAHYYRGLVALSLGANDEARADFEAFLSLAPDRPEAATAREYLGYLTKGGAPQ, encoded by the coding sequence ATGAGGCAGCGTTGGCTCGGGGTGGTGGGTTTGGCGTTGGCGTTGGCGGCGCTGGCGGCGCCGGCGGCGGCCCAGGACTGGTCCGGCCGCGGCCGGATCACCGCGATCGTCCTCGACGACCAGGCCAAGCCGGTTGAGGGCGCGAAGATCACGTTGCGCTTCGCGGCCGACGAGACGGTGGTCTTCGAGCGCGAGCTCACCACCGACAAGAAGGGCAAGTGCTCCTATCTCGGGCTCAAGGGCGGCTCGTGGATTCTGCGGGTCGAGGCGATCGGCTTCGAGCCCTGGGAGCAGATGGTCGAGATCTACAGCCAGGGGATCGCGGAGCCGGTCCACGTCAACCTGGTCCGCCTGCCCGAGGAGGTGGTGCGGGCCCAGCGGATGGCCGCGGCGGCCGACCTCTATGACCAGGCCGGCGCGCTGAGCGCGACGGGCGACTACGAGAAGGCGCGCGAGGAGTACGAGAAGGTGCTCGCCGAGCTCGCCCCCGCCGACCAGCCCCCGGTGCTGGTGTCGCTCGCCAAGACCTACATGGATGAGGGCAAGCTGGAGGAGGCCGCGGCGGTGCTCGAGCGCTCGCTCGCCATCGACCCCGCCCACGTCGGCACCCTGCGAACGCTGTGCGCGGTGGTCGCCGCCCAGGGCAAGATGGCGGAGGCCGAGGCGCTGCTCGCGAGGATCCCGGCCGAGGAGCCGATCCACCCGACGACCCTGATCAACATCGGCATGACCCACTACAACAACGGCGAGTCCGAGGCGGCGAAGCCCTTCCTCGACCGCGCCGTGGCCCAGCAGCCGGTGGAGCCGCTCGCCCACTACTACCGCGGCCTGGTCGCGCTCAGCCTGGGCGCCAACGACGAGGCGCGGGCCGACTTCGAGGCCTTCCTCAGCCTGGCCCCGGACCGTCCCGAGGCGGCCACCGCGCGCGAGTACCTGGGCTACCTGACGAAGGGCGGCGCGCCCCAGTAG
- a CDS encoding sigma-70 family RNA polymerase sigma factor — protein sequence MTQPTPQPSDELLVELALAGNQAAFGALVRRYQRRLTAFLGQIVGDMELARELSQEAFIRAWGALDRYDPQYRFSTWLFRIAHNLGIDQLRRRRLSTVSLVRQDAEGEEVELAVVDASKDPLGHFENRELAEAMRAAIAGLRSEYRELVLLRHFAGLSYQDIADLKGMPLGTVKNKLFRAHSVLRRALQEYL from the coding sequence GTGACCCAGCCGACCCCGCAGCCGTCCGACGAGCTCCTGGTCGAGCTGGCACTGGCCGGCAACCAGGCCGCCTTCGGCGCCCTGGTCCGCCGCTACCAGCGCCGGCTGACCGCCTTCCTGGGCCAGATCGTGGGCGACATGGAGCTCGCCCGCGAGCTCTCCCAGGAGGCCTTCATCCGCGCCTGGGGCGCCCTCGACCGCTACGACCCGCAGTACCGCTTCTCGACCTGGCTGTTCCGGATCGCCCACAACCTGGGCATCGACCAGCTCCGCCGACGGCGGCTGAGCACGGTGTCGCTGGTCCGCCAGGACGCCGAGGGCGAGGAGGTCGAGCTCGCGGTGGTCGACGCGAGCAAGGACCCGCTCGGCCACTTCGAGAACCGCGAGCTCGCCGAGGCCATGAGGGCCGCCATCGCGGGGCTCCGGTCGGAGTACCGCGAGCTGGTGCTGCTGCGCCACTTCGCCGGGCTGTCCTACCAGGACATCGCCGATCTCAAGGGGATGCCCCTGGGGACCGTCAAGAACAAACTTTTCCGGGCCCACTCCGTACTTCGAAGGGCACTGCAGGAGTACCTGTAG
- a CDS encoding DUF177 domain-containing protein, giving the protein MKVDLSSADKEPLSFDHKLSLPPERLDEDQVAGEMAARISGTARPAAGGYLVEGSIEASGTLFCARCLDPVPWRLEDTFSVEYRAAAVAAEEGELAIEDDELEVAFLAGHELELDDLAAEQIILGLPMRIVCDEACAGLCPRCGANRNREGACRCEPETDERWQALRELAGKSPTN; this is encoded by the coding sequence GTGAAGGTGGATCTGTCTTCAGCCGACAAGGAGCCGCTCAGCTTCGACCACAAGCTGAGCCTGCCCCCCGAGCGCCTGGACGAGGACCAGGTGGCGGGGGAGATGGCGGCCCGGATCTCGGGCACCGCCCGGCCGGCGGCCGGCGGCTACCTGGTCGAGGGGTCGATCGAGGCGTCGGGCACGCTGTTCTGCGCGCGCTGCCTCGATCCGGTGCCGTGGCGGCTGGAGGACACGTTCTCCGTGGAGTACCGGGCCGCGGCCGTGGCCGCCGAAGAGGGCGAGCTTGCGATCGAGGACGACGAGCTGGAGGTCGCCTTCCTCGCCGGGCACGAGCTCGAGCTCGACGACCTGGCAGCCGAGCAGATCATCCTGGGGCTGCCGATGCGCATCGTCTGCGACGAGGCCTGCGCCGGCCTCTGCCCGCGCTGCGGGGCCAACCGCAACCGCGAGGGGGCGTGCCGCTGCGAGCCCGAGACCGACGAGCGCTGGCAGGCGCTGCGCGAGCTCGCGGGAAAGAGCCCCACGAACTGA
- the rpmF gene encoding 50S ribosomal protein L32: MPNPKRRHSSSRRDKRRSHHALVPPGWSLCTSCFEPKPPHQVCPHCGSYKGREVVAVEELD; this comes from the coding sequence ATGCCGAACCCCAAGCGACGACACTCGAGTTCGCGCCGCGACAAGCGGCGCTCCCACCACGCGCTCGTCCCACCGGGATGGAGCCTGTGCACCTCGTGCTTCGAGCCCAAGCCGCCGCACCAGGTCTGTCCGCACTGCGGCAGCTACAAGGGCCGCGAGGTCGTGGCTGTCGAGGAGCTGGACTGA
- the plsX gene encoding phosphate acyltransferase PlsX, with translation MARRSLRPIALDAMGGDGAPRAAVLGALQAVEELGIPVLLVGPTRRLRRELGRFRIAPAGLDLVDAPEVVAMDDPPVSVLRGKRNSSLSVCAELVRSKRAAAMVTAGNTGAAWVAAKSVLGMIPGVDRPALAAILPRSEGHTLVLDVGANVECKPHQLVQFAVMGALYAESVLGVKQPRVGLMSVGEEESKGGPRVRERYRVLAGAGIRFIGNVEGRDVFVGEVDVIVCDGFTGNVVLKVAEGLGEMVIGILKEEAQRSPVYGAGLLMAKGAFRSLKRKVDYSEYGGAPLLGVNGACLIAHGRSSPKAIRNAIRFARTYAESDVVGRIGEKILEVLEAPAARGAG, from the coding sequence GTGGCCCGCAGATCCCTCCGGCCGATCGCCCTCGACGCCATGGGCGGCGACGGCGCGCCCCGGGCGGCGGTGCTCGGCGCGCTGCAGGCGGTCGAGGAGCTGGGCATCCCGGTCCTGCTCGTCGGCCCCACCCGGCGGCTGCGGCGCGAGCTCGGCCGCTTCCGCATCGCCCCGGCCGGGCTCGACCTGGTCGATGCGCCCGAGGTCGTGGCGATGGACGACCCGCCGGTCAGCGTGCTGCGCGGCAAGCGCAACTCGTCGTTGTCGGTGTGCGCCGAGCTGGTGCGGTCGAAGCGCGCGGCGGCGATGGTGACCGCGGGCAACACCGGCGCCGCCTGGGTGGCCGCCAAGTCCGTCCTCGGCATGATCCCGGGCGTCGACCGGCCGGCCCTGGCGGCCATCCTGCCCCGCTCCGAGGGCCACACCCTGGTGCTCGACGTCGGCGCCAACGTCGAGTGCAAGCCGCACCAGCTGGTGCAGTTTGCGGTCATGGGCGCGCTGTACGCGGAGTCGGTGCTGGGGGTCAAGCAGCCGCGGGTGGGCCTGATGTCGGTCGGCGAGGAGGAGAGCAAGGGCGGGCCCCGGGTGCGCGAGCGGTACCGGGTGCTGGCCGGCGCCGGCATCCGCTTCATCGGCAACGTCGAGGGCCGGGACGTGTTCGTCGGCGAGGTCGACGTGATCGTCTGCGACGGCTTCACCGGCAACGTCGTCCTCAAGGTCGCCGAGGGGCTCGGCGAGATGGTGATCGGGATCCTCAAGGAGGAGGCCCAGCGGTCGCCGGTCTACGGGGCCGGGCTGCTGATGGCCAAGGGCGCCTTCCGCAGCCTCAAGCGCAAGGTCGACTACTCGGAGTACGGAGGGGCGCCGCTGCTCGGCGTCAACGGTGCGTGCCTGATCGCCCATGGCCGCTCCTCACCCAAGGCCATCCGGAACGCGATCCGCTTCGCCCGCACCTACGCGGAGAGCGACGTGGTCGGCCGCATCGGGGAGAAGATCCTCGAGGTCCTGGAAGCGCCCGCTGCGCGAGGGGCCGGTTAG